In one Dermacentor variabilis isolate Ectoservices chromosome 4, ASM5094787v1, whole genome shotgun sequence genomic region, the following are encoded:
- the LOC142578551 gene encoding uncharacterized protein LOC142578551 codes for MKTHRKALRVPALRRSDKTSPPSSENAHFSSTHRAAGCKHKPKSTPGISSGTSGFDGADALLVRTEEQASSLHVSSGVSSEEHDATTATPNVQWELSRLLTALGEGKSRLPHTTCPLQYTCPLTSWYAQSVWAVVSLSVFLAFHDAPLQDQSGGITDPVVAMALEWALRHQEQGAKKATAVLRSERYS; via the exons ATGAAAACACACAGGAAAGCATTGCGAGTGCCTGCATTACGTAGGAGTGATAAAACTTCACCGCCTTCTAGTGAGAACGCACATTTTAGCAGCACTCATCGAGCTGCAGGTTGTAAACATAAACCGAAGTCGACGCCAGGAATCAGCAGTGGGACATCAGGTTTTGACGGTGCTGATGCCCTGCTTGTGAGGACTGAAGAGCAAGCATCTTCACTTCATGTCTCATCTGGGGTCAGCTCTGAAGAACATGAC GCAACCACAGCTACGCCTAACGTGCAATGGGAGCTCTCCAGGCTCCTCACCGCTCTTGGGGAAGGGAAGAGCCGGCTGCCACACACCACATGCCCCCTGCAGTATACGTGTCCTCTGACGAGCTGGTACGCCCAGTCTGTGTGGGCAGTCGTATCGCTCAGTGTCTTTCTGGCCTTCCACGATGCACCACTTCAGGACCAGTCAGGAGGTATCACCGACCCCGTTGTGGCCATGGCACTGGAATGGGCATTGCGCCACCAGGAACAGGGTGCCAAGAAGGCGACAGCAGTGCTTCGCAGTGAACGTTATTCCTAA